A window of the Cetobacterium somerae ATCC BAA-474 genome harbors these coding sequences:
- a CDS encoding TetR/AcrR family transcriptional regulator, with the protein MKTRDKILDCAQRLFSEEGFDKVSTKRIAKEAECNEVTIFRLFGTKNRVLEEIINKFVEESKIIRSLHESLTGELEQDIAKSILLYQNFLHQHEIIFRLQLKLSDSENQKFLRTIDFKNYLVDHFIGVFHEHKIHYSPETFVNDMLSSVMGSFLLKILTQGKFTGERDGHFLSEKIKFYQNSINQYKKTE; encoded by the coding sequence ATGAAAACACGGGATAAAATTTTAGATTGTGCACAAAGACTCTTTTCAGAAGAGGGATTTGATAAAGTTTCAACAAAACGTATTGCCAAGGAAGCAGAGTGTAACGAAGTTACTATTTTTAGATTGTTTGGAACTAAAAATAGAGTTTTAGAGGAGATAATAAATAAATTTGTAGAGGAGAGTAAAATTATTCGTTCTTTACATGAAAGTTTAACGGGAGAGTTAGAACAAGATATAGCTAAAAGCATACTACTTTATCAAAATTTCTTACATCAACATGAGATAATTTTTAGACTTCAACTAAAATTGTCAGATAGTGAGAATCAAAAATTTCTTAGAACAATTGATTTTAAAAACTACTTAGTAGACCATTTTATTGGAGTTTTTCACGAACACAAAATTCATTACTCTCCTGAAACTTTTGTAAACGATATGTTAAGTAGTGTAATGGGTAGTTTTCTTTTAAAAATTTTAACGCAGGGAAAATTCACAGGAGAAAGGGATGGGCATTTTTTAAGTGAAAAAATTAAATTTTATCAAAATTCAATTAATCAATATAAAAAAACTGAGTAA